The Balaenoptera acutorostrata chromosome 15, mBalAcu1.1, whole genome shotgun sequence genome contains a region encoding:
- the CHGB gene encoding secretogranin-1 gives MQPAVLLGLLGATMMAAVSSMPVDIRNHSEEMVTRCIIEVLSNALSKSNTPPITPECRQVLKKSGKQLKDEEKSENENTRFEVRLLRDPADASETPRTSNREDAGEEDAQGQTVADTEGGGHSRERAGEPQGSQVAKEAKTRHSEKSKGHDREEEEAEEYQKRERVEDGSEERHPGGPGEAQTALLSHRNQTPAKKEELVSRYDTQSAGGLEKSHSRERSSQESGEETGSQENGPREPQSHPERREGPEESEEDVSPEVDKRRSRPRHHHGRSRPDRSSQEGNPPTEGRGYSREEPHVGTAGSGEKRARHPTLSRASEEEAEYGEEVRGHPAARAPRPPSEESPEQEDRRKGLGLELNSMAHGYDEESEEERGQEGGPRHRARGGEPGAYSTLHQTEEKRFLGEAHHRAQESQTEKARRHPPGELRNYLDYDEEKGEEGARGKWPQLGDPQDAEENREEARLRGKQHAPHHITDKKRLGELASPYYGPPQWKSSQFERKDHMDDSFLEGEEENGLTLNEKNFFPEYNYDWWEKKPFEEDVNWGYEKRNLAPKLDLKRQYDRVAELDQLLHYRKKSAEFPDFYDSEEQMGHRHAAENEEERAGQGVLTEEEEKELENLAAMDLELQKIAEKFSGNRRG, from the exons gtggaaaacagctcaaagatgaagagaaaagtgaaaatgaaaacacaaggtTTGAAGTGAGATTGTTAAGAGACCCAGCTGACGCCTCAGAAACCCCCAGGACCTCCAATAGGGAGGACGCAGGGGAGGAGGACGCCCAAGGCCAGACAGTGGCAGACACAGAGGGCGGTGGGCACAGCCGAGAGCGGGCAGGCGAGCCCCAAGGCAGCCAAGTGGCCAAAGAAGCAAAGACACGCCATTCTGAGAAGAGCAAGGGACACgacagggaggaagaggaggcggAGGAATATCAGAAAAGGGAGCGTGTGGAAGACGGCAGTGAGGAGAGACACCCTGGAGGGCCAGGAGAGGCACAAACTGCTCTTCTTAGCCACAGAAACCAGACTCCAGCTAAGAAAGAGGAGTTAGTGTCCAGATACGATACGCAGTCTGCGGGGGGCCTTGAGAAGTCGCACAGCCGGGAGAGGAGCAGCCAGGAGAGTGGAGAGGAGACCGGGAGCCAGGAGAATGGGCCCCGAGAGCCGCAAAGCCACCCCGAGCGCCGGGAAGGACCCGAGGAGAGCGAGGAGGATGTCAGCCCAGAGGTGGACAAGCGACGCTCGAGGCCAAGACACCACCACGGGAGGAGCAGGCCCGACAGGTCCTCTCAGGAAGGGAATCCTCCCACTGAGGGAAGGGGGTACTCCCGGGAGGAGCCCCACGTGGGCACAGCCGGCTCAGGGGAAAAGAGAGCCCGCCATCCAACCCTCTCCAGGGCTTCGGAGGAAGAAGCCGAATATGGGGAGGAAGTGAGGGGTCACCCGGCTGCCCGGGCTCCCAGGCCTCCCAGCGAGGAGAGCCCAGAGCAGGAGGACAGGAGGAAAGGCCTCGGCCTAGAGCTGAATAGCATGGCGCACGGCTATGATGAGGAGAGCGAGGAAGAGAGAGGCCAGGAGGGGGGACCCCGCCACAGAGCCCGGGGAGGGGAGCCGGGAGCCTACTCCACGCTACACCAAACAGAAGAGAAACGGTTCTTGGGTGAAGCACACCACCGTGCTCAGGAAAGCCAGACGGAGAAGGCGAGGCGGCATCCACCAGGCGAGTTGAGAAATTACCTCGACTATGATGAGGAAAAGGGTGAGGAAGGAGCCCGGGGGAAGTGGCCGCAGCTGGGGGACCCGCAAGACGCTGAAGAGAACAGGGAAGAAGCTAGGCTTCGAGGCAAACAGCATGCTCCCCATCACATCACCGACAAGAAGAGATTAGGGGAGCTTGCCAGTCCGTACTACGGCCCTCCCCAGTGGAAGAGCAGCCAGTTTGAGAGAAAAGACCACATGGATGACAGTTTTCTTGAGGGTGAAGAGGAGAACGGGCTGACCTTGAATGAGAAGAATTTCTTCCCAGAATACAACTATGACTGGTGGGAGAAAAAGCCCTTTGAGGAGGATGTAAACTGGGGGTATGAGAAGAGAAACCTGGCCCCCAAACTGGATCTGAAAAGGCAGTATGACAGAGTGGCCGAACTGGACCAGCTCCTTCACTACAGGAAGAAGTCGGCTGAGTTCCCGGACTTCTATGACTCGGAGGAGCAGATGGGCCATCGCCACGCAGcagaaaatgaagaggagagggctggccaaGGAGTTCTGACGGAGGAAGAG gaaaaagaacttgaaaactTGGCTGCGATGGATTTGGAACTACAGAAAATAGCTGAGAAATTCAGTGGTAACCGAAGGGGCTGA
- the TRMT6 gene encoding tRNA (adenine(58)-N(1))-methyltransferase non-catalytic subunit TRM6 isoform X3 — protein MITVVKPSTRILSVMYYAREPGKINHMRYDTLAQMLTLGNIRAGNKMIVMETCAGLVLGAMMERMGGFGSIIQLYPGGGPVRAATACFGFPKSFLSGLYEFPLNQVDSLLNGTFSAEMLSSEPKDSASVEESNGTLEEKQTSEQENEDSMPEAPESNHPEEQETMEIVSQDPDSKEPKERGNKKDYIQEKQRRQEEQKKRHLEAAALLSERNADGLIVASRFHPTPLLLSLLDFVAPSRPFVVYCQYKEPLLECYTKLRERGGVINLRLSETWLRNYQVLPDRSHPKLLMSGGGGYLLSGFTVAMDNLKADPSLKSSTSTLELHKTEEPAAKKRKCPESDSTFQKLL, from the exons ATGATTACTGTTGTGAAGCCATCCACCCGCATTCTTTCAGTTATGTATTATGCAAGAGAACCTGGAAAAATTAA ccaCATGAGATACGATACACTAGCCCAGATGCTGACATTGGGAAATATCCGTGCTGGCAATAAAATGATTGTGATGGAAACATGTGCAGGCTTGGTGCTGGGTGCAATGATGGAACGAATGGGAG GTTTTGGCTCCATTATTCAGCTGTACCCTGGAGGTGGACCTGTTCGGGCAGCAACAGCATGTTTTGGATTTCCAAAATCTTTCCTCAGTGGTCTTTATGAATTCCCCCTCAACCAAGTGGACAGTCTCTTAAATGGAACATTTTCTGCTGAGATGTTATCTTCAGAGCCAAAAGACAGTGCTTCGGTTGAAGAAAGTAATGGCACACTGGAGGAAAAACAGACTTCAGAGCAAGAGAACGAAGACAGCATgccagaggccccagagagcaaTCACCCAGAAGAACAAGAAACAATGGAAATTGTATCTCAAGATCCAGACTCTAAGGAGCCTaaagagagaggaaacaaaaagGATTAT aTTCAGGAAAAGCAGAGGAGACAAGAAGAGCAGAAGAAAAGACATTTAGAAGCTGCTGctctgctgagtgaaagaaacgcAGACGG TTTAATTGTAGCTAGTCGTTTCCATCCCACTCCACTGCTGCTGTCTTTGCTGGACTTTGTGGCTCCTTCAAGGCCGTTCGTGGTCTACTGTCAATATAAAGAG CCTCTGTTGGAATGCTACACAAAACTGCGGGAAAGAGGAGGGGTCATCAATCTCAGGCTGTCTGAAACCTGGCTCAGAAATTACCAG GTTTTGCCAGATCGAAGTCATCCCAAACTACTGATGAGTGGAGGTGGGGGGTACCTTCTCTCAGGCTTCACTGTTGCCATGGACAACCTTAAAGCAGACCCCAGTCTCAAATCCAGCACCAGCACTTTAGAATTACACAAGACTGAAGAGCCAGCAGCTAAAAAACGGAAGTGCCCAGAGTCTGACTCAACCTTTCAAAAATTGCTCTGA